The genome window CTGAAACGTTAATTTTTGTTGAAAACCTTGAAAATGGTACGGAAATTGAGTTTGATGATATTAAAACGAGCATATTAATTTCAAAATAAGAACCGAAAGGTTTTTAATCGACGTATAACTATAAAAAATATTGAAATTATGGTAGAGGAGCAAATTAGATATTCAGACGCTGATTTGGCTGAATTCAAAGCGTTAATTCAAGCAAAATTAGAAAAAGCTAAAGGTGATTTAGAGCTTATTAAGAGTGCTTACATGAATGACTTAAATAACGGAACAGATGATACATCGCCTACGTTTAAAGCATTTGAAGAAGGCAGTGAAACAATGAGTAAAGAAGCCAATTCACAACTTGCTATTCGTCAAGAAAAATTTATTAGAGATTTAAAAAATGCCTTAATACGTATTGAAAACAAAACTTATGGGTTGTGCAAAGTTACAGGTAAATTAATAAGTAAAGAAAGATTAAAAATCGTTCCTCATGCTACTATGAGTATCGAAGCAAAAAACTTGCAACGTTAATCTTTTTACAAAATTATACTAACGCTCCGTTTGGAGCGTTTTTTATTTGATAAATTCCACTATTTTTGCAAAAAAATTGAACATGTCGTTAAAGAAAGCCTATATTTTAATTGTTGCCATTTTACTAATTGATCAGATTTCTAAAATCTATATCAAAACGCATTTTTTTATCGGAGAATCCATAAAAGTAATGGGTTTAGATTGGTTTCAAATTCACTTTATTGAGAATGAAGGAATGGCTTGGGGAGCTGAAATTCCTGGCGAACATGGGAAATTAATTTTAACCTTATTCCGAATCGTAGCAGTTGGTGGAATTGCTTGGTGGTTGTGGGATTCGGTAAAAAAGAAAGCTTCTAATTACTTAATTGTGGCTATTGCTTTAATTTTTACAGGTGCTTTAGGTAATATTATCGATTCGGTTTTTTATGGTGTTATTTTTAACGATAGTTATCATCAAGTAGCAACTATGTTCTCAGACCAGCCTTATGGCACTTGGTTCCATGGAGAAGTTGTAGATATGTTTTATTTTCCAATATGGGAAGGAAACTTACCTTCTTGGTTGCCAATTTGGGGTGGAAAACACTTCACTTTCTTCAACGCTATTTTCAACGTGGCTGATGTAGCGATTTCAACTGGTGTTGGAATTTTAATTGTCTTCAACAAAAGAGCATTTGCTCATGCGGATAAAGAAGAAGCATTAGCTGAGGAAAATTAAAATTCGAAAATTCCCTCAGGCGTCACACAAAAATCCAATTTCACATCATTTGTTGAAACATCCTCAATTCTTTCTTCTGGAGGAAAGAACGACAACCCAATTTTAATCGTTTCAGACTTACATTTACTTAGAAAGTTATCATAAAAACCTTTTCCGTAACCCACGCGATTTCCTTGCTTGTCGTAGGCTAAAAGCGGTACAAAAACCACATCAATTTTCGCATCAGGCACTTCTAAACCATCAACAGGTTCAGGAACGTTGTAACTGTTCTTTTTGATTTTGGTATTATCCGTTAATAAAAAATGCGTCATTCCTAAAGTGGAAAATTCGCACTTCGAAATGACGATTTCTTTATCTTTTCCCGCTAAAATTTGCAGAATATATTCGGTATTGATTTCTTTTTGCTCTTCAATCGTTAAAAACAAATGATAATACAATTTGTCCCAAATGTCCATTCGCAACAATTGGTTCGCAATCGCCAAACTTTTGTCTTCGATTTCCTCTTGAGTTAACTTTTGCCTTTCAGCTTTTGCCTTTTGCCTTAACGATTTCTTATCCATTTAGAGACGCTTTCAATTCGTCTATAAATTTAGTCAAATGTTCTACTTCTACGTGATCCATTAACACAATTTTGTACCATTTGTTGTTTTCGTTATGTTGTTGTGGTACTAAATCATACTTTTCAGCAATTTTCTCCGGAATGGATTCCGCATGAATAGTAACAATATTCATAAAAGGTTCACGGAAGTATTTAATGTTTAGTTTGTCTAATTCATGACACAAAAACTGTGTACGCATTTGTAGGATACTGATTTTTTCAAACCAACCATAAGCACCATAGGTAAACAAAATCATCCAAACCGCAACAGCGTTAGCACCAGAGCGACTTCCGCAAAGCGTTAAATCCATTCCTTCTACATATTCGGCTTCTTTAGTTAATACGTTTTCGATTAATCCTTTTCTACAAATAAAAACACCAGTTCCATAAGGTGCTTGCAACATTTTGTGTGCGTCAATAGTAATCGAACTTATTTTTGGATTACTAAAATTGATTTTGGATTTTTGATTGCTAAACGGATACACAAATCCGCCATAAGCGCCATCAATGTGCAAACGATAAGTAACACTATGTTTTTCCAATGCCGAAGTATAAACGTCAGGGTCATCAACGGATCCAAACATAGTAGTCGCCATGTTAGAAACGGCGATGAAGTATTTTTTACCTTTATTTTTGGCTTCCGAAATAATGTTGTCTAAAGCAACTGCATCAATTTCACGATTTTCAAACCCAACAGGAATTTTTAACCAATCAATTTGCAATAAATTAGACGCTTTTGGAATAGAATAATGTGTGTCTTCTGAAGCTAAAATGGCAATTTCATCTAATTTCGCATTGAAATTGTGAAGAAATTCATTTCTAAAAACCCAAACAGCTTGAATATTGGCTTCTGTTCCGCCAGGAGCGATATAGCCGTCAAATTCGTTTTCTTTAGCTTTAAAAATATCAACAGCTATTACATTTAAAACTTCGCGTTCTATTTCTTGAGTGCCATAAAAGGCTTTTTCAGATGTTCCAAAAGTATGACATCCAATGTTGTTTGGATTTGCAACATAGGTTTGAAGTGTTGGTGCGTCTTTTAAAAATGGCGCATCGTCATAAAAAACGCGACCGTCTAATTTTGACGCAGGATAACCTAATGAAGCGTCTTTTGAGAAATTAACATTATCGTGTAAAGCCTTTTCAATGCGGACTTTTCTTTCTTCTTGTGTTAGTTTTTTCCAGAAATGCATACCTAAAAATTTTGGCGAAATTACATTTCAAAAACCAATAAAAACATGATAATTGTTAGGTTTCCTATTCTAAATGAGTTGAAACGTGAAAAATAGCATCGCCTTGATATACAATTGGTGCATCATTAACATTGATAACATAACCATCATGTGGTGCTTTCATTTTATGTTCAACTTTTCCATAAGGATCCGAAATAGTTGCAATTAATTCGCCTTTTTTGATGAAGCTTCCAATTTTTACCATTCCATGAAACATGCCAGAATATTTGGCTCTTAACCAATTTGATTTTTCTATGTAAATAGGTTTTTTGGTTTTAATAATTATTTTTTTCTTTGGATTTAGCATGTCCAAATGTGCTAAAAATCGTTTTGTTCCTTCAATTGCATCAGTAGTTACTTCTTCGTTTATGTCTAACGATTTTCCTCCTTCAAAAAGCAGCATTTTTACACCTAATTTATCACAAGAATTTCGAAACGAACCCGAAATATTCTTTGAATACAAGGTAAAAGGTGCATTGAAAACATCGGAAAGTTCTTTGAGTTCTGGATTTTCTGGTACTATTCTAATTTGAGGAGCATTAAATCGGCTAGCGCCACCAGCATGAAAATCGATAGCATAATCAACATGCGGAATGATGTCTTTCAAAACATAGTAGGCAAATCGACTAGCCAAAGAACCTGTTTTGCTACCAGGAAACATTCTGTTTAAATCGCGACCATCAGGAAATTCTCGAGTTTTATTAATAAATCCGAAAATATTAATGATGGGAATACAAATGATTGTGCCTCTTTTTGGTTTGTTGATTTTTTGAACAATTAACTGACGTACAATTTCGGTTCCGTTTATTTCATCGCCATGCAAACAAGCGGTGAATAAAACCGTTGGCCCATCAAGTTTTGAACGTTCCACAATTATTGGAATTTTCAATTTGTTCATGGTGTGCAACTTGGCAATTTCCATGTTAATGGTTTTGCTTTCGCCAGCTAAAATAGTTTCTTTAAGAATAACAAGAGGTTTTGAGGCAGTCATCTGTTTGATTATAAAGCGCTAAAAATACGAAAAGTTAAAGTTTAAGAGCAAATTCCAAAATAAAATTCAAATTTTCAATGTGTAAAAGTTCTAATTTAGTATTGTGAAGCTTCCGTTTCAATTAAAACAAATCTCTATCTTTGTTCTTTCCTCTTTTCTCAAAAAAAAATGCAAACACCTTTAGAACTTCAAATCCAAACGTTACCTGATAATCCGGGCGTGTATCAATATTTTGATAAAGATGGGAAAATTCTATATGTTGGAAAGGCGAAAAACCTAAAAAAACGCGTTCAATCGTACTTTACAAAGAATCACGATAATTATAAAACGTCGGTTTTAGTTAAGAAGATTGTTACGATTAAACACATTGTGGTTCCTACGGAAACTGATGCTTTACTGTTGGAAAACAATTTGATTAAAAAGTTGCAACCACGTTATAATGTATTGCTTCGTGATGATAAAACGTATCCTTGGATTTGTATCAAAAACGAACGATTTCCGCGTATCTTTTCTACTCGAAAAATGATTAAAGACGGTTCAGAATATTTTGGACCTTATACAAGTTTCAAAACGGTTCATACAATTTTGGATTTGATTAAAGAATTGTACCCACTTCGAACGTGTAATTACGATTTATCTAAAGCGAATATTGATTCTGGAAAATTTAAAGTGTGTTTGGAATATCATATCGGAAATTGTAAAGGACCTTGTGAAGGGTATGAATCTTTGGAACATTATCAAGCACAAATTGAAAAAATACGTCAAATTTTAAAAGGAAATTTCAAAGAAAGTTTGAAAGATTTTAAAAAATTGATGACTGATTTGGCGATGGATATGAAGTTTGAAGAAGCACAAAAAATCAAAGAAAAAATCGAAGTTTTAGAAAACTACCAATCGCGTTCTACGGTTCTGAATCCGAAAATTACCAATTTAGATGTGTTTTCAATTGTTTCCGATGAAACAATGGCTTATGTAAACTTTTTACAAATTTCGCATGGTGCAATTGTTCGTTCCCATACTTTGGAATTAAAGAAAAAGCTTGATGAAACCAACGAAGAATTATTAGAATTAGCTGTTGTTGAGCTTCGCGAACGTTTTCATTTGAATGCTAAAGAAATTGTGGTTCCTTTTGCAATTGATTTAGGAGAAAATGTAAAAGTTACCATTCCTCAATTGGGCGATAAAAAACAAATTTTAGATTTATCAGAACGTAATGCTAAATATTACCGATTGGATCAATTGAAGCAAATCCAAATTGTAGATCCAGAACGTCATACGAATCGTATTATGGCGCAAATGCAAAAAGATTTGCGTTTATCAGTTGAACCACGCCATATTGAATGTTTTGATAATTCTAATATTCAAGGAACAAATCCAGTTTCGGCTTGTGTGGTTTTTAAAGATGGAAAACCAAGTAAGAAAGATTATCGTCATTTCAATATTAAAACGGTTGAAGGTCCTAATGATTTTGCTTCAATGGAAGAAGTGGTTTATCGTAGATATAAACGCATGTTAGATGAAAACGAATCTTTACCACAATTGATTATTATTGATGGTGGAAAAGGCCAATTGTCTTCCGCATTAAAAAGTTTGGATGATTTAGGTTTACGTGGTAAAATAGCTATAATAGGAATTGCAAAACGTTTGGAAGAGTTGTTCTATCCAGGAGATTCAGTGCCCTTGTATTTGGATAAAAAATCGGAAACGTTAAAAGTAATTCAGTATTTACGAAACGAAGCACATCGTTTTGGGATTACACATCATCGCGATAAAAGAAGTAAATCAGCACTAACAAATAGTTTGGAAAGTATACCAGGAATTGGAGAAAAAACGATGATTACTTTAATGAAACATTTTAAAAGTGTTAAAAGATTGCAAAATGCCGATGAAAAAGCAATTTCTGAGGTTGTAGGGGTTTCAAAAGCCAAAAAAATTTCCGACTTTTACAAGACAATTCAATCTGATAAAAATTCATGAAAAAATTCTTCTTGTTTGTAAGCCTACTAATTTTTACCCAAATCAGCTTAGGACAAGAAAATCCAAGACCAAAAGTAGGACTAGTTCTTAGTGGCGGAGGCGCTAAGGGATTGGCCCATATTGGTGTGCTTAAAGTAATCGATTCGTTAGGAATTAAAATTGATTATGTGGCAGGAACTAGTATGGGAGCAATTGTTGGTGGTTTGTATGCCTCAGGATATAGTGCCGAAGAATTGGATTCTATTTTTTCTCATGTAGATGTTGATGCTTTACTTCAGGATTACACTCCAAGAGAAGCCAAATCTTTTTATGAAAAGCGAAACGATGAAATTTATGCGTTAACCTTACCCTTCAATAAATTTAGACTCGGATTACCTTCTGGATTATCAAAAGGACTTTATAATTTCAATTTATTGTCAACTTTAACACAACACGTGCGACATGTTAGAGACTTTGACGAACTTCCAATTCCTTTTCTTTGTATTGCAACCAATGCCGAAACAGGTGAAAAAGTAGTGTTGGATTCGGGTGTTTTAGCTCAAAATATGATTGCTAGTGGTGCTTTGCCAACGTTATATAATCCGGTAGAAATAAATGGAAAAATATTGATTGATGGAGGTGTTATTGATAATTACCCAATAGAAGAACTTAAGGATAGAGGTTTGGATATTATTATTGGAGTTGATGTACAAGATGGTTTAAAAACTCGGGAAGAATTAAAAGGTGTTACTTCTGTTTTGTCTCAAATCAATAATTTTTCTATGATTGAGAAAATGGAAGGGAAACAAAAAGCAACAGACATTTATATAAAGCCTGATATAAAAGGATTTACAGTTGTTGATTTTGAAAAAGGAAAAGTAATCATTGAAAAGGGAAAAGAAAAAGCTTTAGAACATATTCAGAAATTAGTATTGTATGCCAATACCGATAAGGAGATAAAAGAACGTGTTGTGTTACAAGATTCTCTTTTTATAAAAGATATTATGTTTAATAAACTTGATAATTTTACAAGAGCTTATATAATCGGAAAACTCAAGTTTAAAAAGAACACTAAAATATCAAACAAGCAATTAAAAAAAGGAATTCTGAATTTAAATGCTACTCAAAACTTTAGTGCCATAAATTATTCTTTTGAAAAAATGCAAGATGGAGAAAAGTTGATTTTGCAATTGAAAGAAAATGAAAGTACGGCATTTTTAAAGTTTGGATTGCATTATGATGATTTATTTAAAAGCGGTATTTTATTAAATTACACCAAGAAGCGTTTAATTGCAAAAAATGATGTTGCTTCTTTAGATTTGGTTTTAGGTGATAACATTCGTTATAATTTTGATTATTATATAGATAATGGATTTTATTGGAGTTTTGGATTCAATTCTAAATTAACCACTTTTAATAGAAATGTTACGAGTACTATTGCTGAGGATGTTGCTTTAAATACAAACGCAAGTGCAATAAATGTTGATTTTTTAGATTTTAGCAATCAAGCTTATATGCAAACTATTTTTGCGCAAAAGTTTTCTTTAGGTGGTGGTGTTGAATTCAAAGTTTTAAAACTTGAATCGGAAACTTTAGGAAATACTAATTCGGTTTTTGAAAATAGCACTTATCTATCTCTATTTGGTTTTATGAAATACGATTCGTTCAATAAAAAATATTTTCCAAAAACGGGTTGGAATTTCAATTCTGAGATTCGTTCTTATGTTTATTCATCAGATTATAAAAATAATTTTGAGCGTTTTTCTATTGCTAAAGCCGATTTTGGTTTTGCTCAACCCGTTTACAAAAACTTGGTTTTTAAATTGCAAACAGAAGGCGGATTTGCTTTTGGAGAAAAAAGTGTTTCTTATTTTGATTTTATATTAGGTGGTTATGGGTTTCAACAAGTAAATAATATAAAACCATTTTTTGGTTATGATTATTTAAGTATTGCAGGAAATAGCTATGTAAAGTTGTTATTAACAGCAGATTACGAGATATTTAAGAAACATCATTTGAATTTTATTGCTAACTTTGCTAATGTTGGAGATAATATCTTTGACACCGTAGATACTTGGTTTGTAAAACCAAATTATTCAGGTTATTCGGTAGGTTACGGAATGGAAACAGTAATTGGTCCAGTCGAAATCAAACATTCTTGGTCGCCAGAAACTAGAGACCATTATACGTGGTTTTCTGTAGGGTTTTGGTTTTAATTTTTTTTTACGATATTTGTATTGATGAAAAATTGGGCAGGCTTACTTTCACATTTAAAGTTCCTCATCAAGAGAAATCCTGAATGAGCGCATATTTTTTTTTGATTATAAGCGAGAATTTATTCTTGCTTTAAGCTTTAATTAGAACTTTTAATAAAGAAAAAAATGCCAATATATCATAAATTAGGGAACATCCCTCCAAAGCGTCATATTCAATTCCGAAAACCAAACGGAGATTTGTATTATGAGCAGTTATTTGGAACAATTGGATTCGACGGAATGTCAACCAATTCTTACCACGAATTTAGACCAACAATGGTTAAAGAAATTCGTAAGCAATATTCTGTTGCACCTAAAATTGCAAAATCAAACAATATTCAATCGTATCGATTAAGAGGATTTCAAGTTGAGCCTCAAAATGATTTTCTAGAAAGTAGAAAAATAGTTTTAACGAACTCTGATTGTCATATTGTATTAGCTGCTCCAAAGAATTTAACTTCAGATTATTTTTATAAGAATACCGATTCTGATGAAGTAATTTTTATCCATAAAGGAATAGGAAAACTTCGTACAATGTATGGTAATCTTGATTTTAAATATGGAGATTACTTAGTTATTCCTCGTGGAATGATTTATAAAATGGATTTTGATACCGATGATAATCGTTTGTTTATTGTTGAATCACACCGTCCAATTTATACTCCAAAAAGATACAGAAACTGGTTCGGGCAATTATTAGAACATTCACCATTTTGTGAGCGTGATATTCGTCGTCCAGAAGAATTAGAAACGTATGCTGAAAAAGGTGAGTTTGTAATTAAAGTTAAAAAGAAAGATGAAATCTTTGAAATGGTATATGCTTCGCATCCATTCGATGTAATTGGATATGACGGATACAATTATCCTTATGCTTTTTCAATTCACGATTTTGAGCCTATTACAGGAAGAATTCATCAACCGCCTCCAGTGCACCAAACTTTTGAAACAGATGCGTTTGTAATTTGTTCATTTGTGCCTCGTTTGTACGATTATCATCCTGAATCTATTCCAGCACCTTATAATCATAGTAATATTGATAGTGATGAGGTGTTGTACTATGTTGATGGCGATTTTATGAGTAGAAATGATATCGAAGCTGGACATATTTCTTTACATCCAGCTGGTATTCCTCATGGACCACACCCAGGAGCTACTGAAAGAAGTATCGGTAAAGTAGATACACAAGAATTAGCAGTAATGGTAGATACTTTTAAACCTTTAATGGTTACAGAAGATGCTATGAAGATTGCTGATGAAAAATATTATCAATCTTGGTTAGACTAAATGAATTATAATAAATTATCAGCCGACCCAACAGCTTTAATACTTGGAATCATTGCATTTGTAATTATGGTTTTAGGTTTTTGTTGTGGACTAGTAGTGTTTCTATCATTAATTTTAGGAATTGTAGGACTAGTTCTTTCTATAAAAAGTTTAAAAGATTACGATGCAGATCCGTCAATATATTCGCCTCAAAGCAAACAGAATGTTTATGTTGCAAAGATTATTTGTTTGATTACGACTATTTTGTCATCATTATATTTTATAGTTATTGTGGTTGCGGTTGTGTTTTATCAAGTTGGAATATCCGATGTTTTTAAAAACAAATTAGAAAAATTAAACAATACACAAATCAACGATTCCATTTATATGGAAGAGGAAATAGAAGAAATTTATAATAACGATTCTGTTTATATAGATTCTACTTTTGTGGATTCTATTAAATAGATAATTAAAAATTAAGAATTATGGCACAAGAAATAAAATCGGTAGAATACGGATTAGAGAAAATATTTGAAGGAGCTCAAGACTTTTTACCTTTATTAGGAACAGATTATGTTGAGTTTTATGTAGGTAATGCAAAACAAGCGGCTCATTTTTACAAAACCGCTTTTGGTTTTCAATCTTTGGCTTATGCGGGATTAGAAACTGGTGTTAAAGACAGAGCTTCTTATGTTTTAAAACAAGATAAAATCCGTTTAGTTTTAACAACAGCTTTAAACAGTAACTCGCCAATTGGTGAACATGTGAAAAAACATGGTGATGGCGTTAAAGTGATTGCGCTTTGGGTTGAAGATGCTCGTAAATCATATCAAGAAACTACAAGTCGCGGTGCAAAATCGTATTTTGAACCAGTTGTTGAAAAAGATGAAAATGGAGAGGTAGTTCGCGCAGGAATTTATGGAGCTTATGGAGAAACAGTATTTGTTTTCGTTGAGCGTAAAAACTATAACGGAATTTTTATGCCTGGTTACAGCGAGTGGAAATCTGATTATAATCCAGAACCAGTTGGCTTAAAATATATCGACCACATGGTTGGGAATACAGGTTGGAACAGAATGAACGAAGCTGTTAAATGGTTTGAAGACGTTATGGGATTTGTAAACTTCCTTTCTTTTGATGACAAACAAATTACTACAGAGTATTCTGCTTTAATGTCTAAAGTTATGAGTAACGGAAACGGAAGAATTAAATTCCCAATTAACGAACCTGCAAATGGTAAAAAACGTTCTCAAATTGAAGAATATTTAGACTTCTACGAAGACGAAGGTGTTCAGCACATTGCTGTGGCAACAGATGACATTATTAAAACAGTTGCTGATATGAGAGCAAGAGGAATTGAGTTTTTAAGCACGCCACCTCAAGCTTATTATGATGCAATTCCTGAAAGATTGAAAGATCATATGTCTAAATTCAAAGAAGATATTAATGAACTTCAAAAATTAGGTATCATGATTGATGCAGATGAAGAAGGATATTTGTTGCAAATTTTTACTAAGCCAGTTGAAGATCGTCCAACGCTTTTCTTCGAAATTATTCAAAGAATGGGTGCTCGTGGATTCGGTGCAGGTAACTTTAAAGCCCTTTTTGAGTCAATTGAACGTGAACAGGAATTGCGAGGTACATTATAAAAATAGCTTTTTATTAACAAATCATCAAATTACAACGTTGTAGTAACATGATTTTTGATAAAAATATGTTAAAGTTGAAATTTAACTAAGAATAATTCAAAAAACATTTCTACATTTGCACTCGCAAAACAGGGAGGTAGTTTGCCTTGTTTTGACAATAAATTTTCATAATTTATAGTTTTTTGGTTGGTTAATAGCATAAAAACTCAGTCATATTTTTGACTGGGTTTTTTTGTTTTAGTATTTTTGGAACAGAAATTGCATTTTCATTTCTAAAAGGAATAAATTATGAAAAAAGTTATCTTATTATTGGTTCTTTTCGTGACTACGAATTCTTTCGTTGAACAAGAAAATGCATACACTACTGGAGAATGGTTTAAACTTCGAATTCACTACGGATTGGTTAATGCTGGTTATGCCACATTAGAAATTAAAGATGCCGTTAAAAACAACAAAAGAGTACATCATGTAGTAGGAAAAGGTTGGACTGTAGGTATGACTAAGTTTTTCTTTAAAGTTGAAGATAATTACGAAAGTTATTTTGACAAGCAAACCATGAAGCCGTATCAATTTGTTAGAAAAATTGATGAAGGTGGTTATACTAAAAATCAAGAAGGTTTTTTTGATCAAGATAAAAACACAGTATTAGTAAAAGATTACAAAAAGAAAACAGAAAAAACATTTTCGGTTCCTGAAAACGTTCAGGATATTGTGTCTTCATTTTACTATTTGAGAAATCATCCTAAAATTGATAAACTTAAAGTAGGCGAATCAATTGCAATAGATATGTTTTTTGATGATGAAACCACAAAGTTTAAGTTAAAATTTGTTGGTCGAGAAGATATAAAAACTAAATTTGGAAAAGTTTCTTGTATGATATTCAAACCTTATGTTCAGGCTGGAAGAGTCTTTAAAGAAGAAGAAAGCTTAACTGTTTGGATATCAGATGATGATAATAAAATTCCTATTCGTTTAAAAGCAAGCTTAGCAGTAGGTTCTTTAAAAGCCGATTTAGAAGCTTTTAAAGGATTAAAAAATTCATTTGTAGTTAAAGTAGAAAAATAAAATAATGGAAGTAACTCCTAAAATTCAGGAACAATTAAATCAACTAAACGATAAGTTTGAAGCAATAAATCAAAATACGTCTACGCATCTTGAAGGATTAATTTGGGCAAAACCAATTACCTATTGGGATTATATTCAAACCGACGCACTTTTAAGTCTTCAAACACAAAGAACCACTTTGCCAGACGAAATGGTTTTTGTAATGTATCATCAAGTAAACGAATTGTTGTTCAAAATGATTTTATGGGAAATGGACCAATTATGCCATAATGAGCAACCAACAACAGATTATTTTACTGAAAAATTAGGTAGAATTAGTCGTTATTTTGATATGTTAACTACTTCTTTCGATATCATGAAAGATGGTATGGAACCTGAGCAATATTTAAAATTCAGAAATACACTTACGCCGGCTAGTGGTTTTCA of Flavobacterium channae contains these proteins:
- a CDS encoding TraR/DksA family transcriptional regulator is translated as MVEEQIRYSDADLAEFKALIQAKLEKAKGDLELIKSAYMNDLNNGTDDTSPTFKAFEEGSETMSKEANSQLAIRQEKFIRDLKNALIRIENKTYGLCKVTGKLISKERLKIVPHATMSIEAKNLQR
- a CDS encoding lipoprotein signal peptidase, with protein sequence MSLKKAYILIVAILLIDQISKIYIKTHFFIGESIKVMGLDWFQIHFIENEGMAWGAEIPGEHGKLILTLFRIVAVGGIAWWLWDSVKKKASNYLIVAIALIFTGALGNIIDSVFYGVIFNDSYHQVATMFSDQPYGTWFHGEVVDMFYFPIWEGNLPSWLPIWGGKHFTFFNAIFNVADVAISTGVGILIVFNKRAFAHADKEEALAEEN
- a CDS encoding 5-formyltetrahydrofolate cyclo-ligase, with translation MDKKSLRQKAKAERQKLTQEEIEDKSLAIANQLLRMDIWDKLYYHLFLTIEEQKEINTEYILQILAGKDKEIVISKCEFSTLGMTHFLLTDNTKIKKNSYNVPEPVDGLEVPDAKIDVVFVPLLAYDKQGNRVGYGKGFYDNFLSKCKSETIKIGLSFFPPEERIEDVSTNDVKLDFCVTPEGIFEF
- a CDS encoding pyridoxal-dependent decarboxylase, whose translation is MHFWKKLTQEERKVRIEKALHDNVNFSKDASLGYPASKLDGRVFYDDAPFLKDAPTLQTYVANPNNIGCHTFGTSEKAFYGTQEIEREVLNVIAVDIFKAKENEFDGYIAPGGTEANIQAVWVFRNEFLHNFNAKLDEIAILASEDTHYSIPKASNLLQIDWLKIPVGFENREIDAVALDNIISEAKNKGKKYFIAVSNMATTMFGSVDDPDVYTSALEKHSVTYRLHIDGAYGGFVYPFSNQKSKINFSNPKISSITIDAHKMLQAPYGTGVFICRKGLIENVLTKEAEYVEGMDLTLCGSRSGANAVAVWMILFTYGAYGWFEKISILQMRTQFLCHELDKLNIKYFREPFMNIVTIHAESIPEKIAEKYDLVPQQHNENNKWYKIVLMDHVEVEHLTKFIDELKASLNG
- a CDS encoding succinylglutamate desuccinylase/aspartoacylase family protein — protein: MTASKPLVILKETILAGESKTINMEIAKLHTMNKLKIPIIVERSKLDGPTVLFTACLHGDEINGTEIVRQLIVQKINKPKRGTIICIPIINIFGFINKTREFPDGRDLNRMFPGSKTGSLASRFAYYVLKDIIPHVDYAIDFHAGGASRFNAPQIRIVPENPELKELSDVFNAPFTLYSKNISGSFRNSCDKLGVKMLLFEGGKSLDINEEVTTDAIEGTKRFLAHLDMLNPKKKIIIKTKKPIYIEKSNWLRAKYSGMFHGMVKIGSFIKKGELIATISDPYGKVEHKMKAPHDGYVINVNDAPIVYQGDAIFHVSTHLE
- the uvrC gene encoding excinuclease ABC subunit UvrC: MQTPLELQIQTLPDNPGVYQYFDKDGKILYVGKAKNLKKRVQSYFTKNHDNYKTSVLVKKIVTIKHIVVPTETDALLLENNLIKKLQPRYNVLLRDDKTYPWICIKNERFPRIFSTRKMIKDGSEYFGPYTSFKTVHTILDLIKELYPLRTCNYDLSKANIDSGKFKVCLEYHIGNCKGPCEGYESLEHYQAQIEKIRQILKGNFKESLKDFKKLMTDLAMDMKFEEAQKIKEKIEVLENYQSRSTVLNPKITNLDVFSIVSDETMAYVNFLQISHGAIVRSHTLELKKKLDETNEELLELAVVELRERFHLNAKEIVVPFAIDLGENVKVTIPQLGDKKQILDLSERNAKYYRLDQLKQIQIVDPERHTNRIMAQMQKDLRLSVEPRHIECFDNSNIQGTNPVSACVVFKDGKPSKKDYRHFNIKTVEGPNDFASMEEVVYRRYKRMLDENESLPQLIIIDGGKGQLSSALKSLDDLGLRGKIAIIGIAKRLEELFYPGDSVPLYLDKKSETLKVIQYLRNEAHRFGITHHRDKRSKSALTNSLESIPGIGEKTMITLMKHFKSVKRLQNADEKAISEVVGVSKAKKISDFYKTIQSDKNS
- a CDS encoding patatin-like phospholipase family protein → MKKFFLFVSLLIFTQISLGQENPRPKVGLVLSGGGAKGLAHIGVLKVIDSLGIKIDYVAGTSMGAIVGGLYASGYSAEELDSIFSHVDVDALLQDYTPREAKSFYEKRNDEIYALTLPFNKFRLGLPSGLSKGLYNFNLLSTLTQHVRHVRDFDELPIPFLCIATNAETGEKVVLDSGVLAQNMIASGALPTLYNPVEINGKILIDGGVIDNYPIEELKDRGLDIIIGVDVQDGLKTREELKGVTSVLSQINNFSMIEKMEGKQKATDIYIKPDIKGFTVVDFEKGKVIIEKGKEKALEHIQKLVLYANTDKEIKERVVLQDSLFIKDIMFNKLDNFTRAYIIGKLKFKKNTKISNKQLKKGILNLNATQNFSAINYSFEKMQDGEKLILQLKENESTAFLKFGLHYDDLFKSGILLNYTKKRLIAKNDVASLDLVLGDNIRYNFDYYIDNGFYWSFGFNSKLTTFNRNVTSTIAEDVALNTNASAINVDFLDFSNQAYMQTIFAQKFSLGGGVEFKVLKLESETLGNTNSVFENSTYLSLFGFMKYDSFNKKYFPKTGWNFNSEIRSYVYSSDYKNNFERFSIAKADFGFAQPVYKNLVFKLQTEGGFAFGEKSVSYFDFILGGYGFQQVNNIKPFFGYDYLSIAGNSYVKLLLTADYEIFKKHHLNFIANFANVGDNIFDTVDTWFVKPNYSGYSVGYGMETVIGPVEIKHSWSPETRDHYTWFSVGFWF